A DNA window from Carassius gibelio isolate Cgi1373 ecotype wild population from Czech Republic chromosome A6, carGib1.2-hapl.c, whole genome shotgun sequence contains the following coding sequences:
- the LOC128016210 gene encoding E3 ubiquitin-protein ligase MARCHF7 translates to MDSKSRRFPFAVSSSSSLSSPSSLSSSSSALSASRLYGRGSVLGRDRFSREASVKLDSDYQSPRLLSSPRGYNSTESRHSNWKLSTPVSLSSSSSSSSCDRTWTGSTSGDRSRLTDSERRPGTYCGLLGTSQDSESKRAKLSYTNRAGYPRTPSAPKLASSYSTLGNSSWKSSISPLSRSSSSSPSSSLSTPSEGLWARRDLEKRGDSGLTSLGESSYRPSGLTSSLYRSDRVTSTYAQGARPKESQYLSHRENGSSSRRISAEYLPSPLERSSYRMTSDYQSGPFSRDMPRSSSSSTRTTASVSEPSQRSSWSSTPYTPLTDCSSSPPSSSPAPTPLPAQNGGDSDGRRTTRRLLSRLFSRRSSQESNSTTSSASDSRSYDSSPDEAPTSEASPPVNRENLEAELRSLRRRGPALAPVQESSVVEPAQESIRSPTGLSWLNWNRCTPLFSRRRREGRDESARMDPHRSTQFPLGDRDGRKTPDRATNCDDDDEEESSEGATSASSSGASGLSASLLQDGVRLAGRSHSMGRLMTSPLFRMPENMIIGVGVGAEGRSQTDEQPAPSRDPERLRKIQESLLLEDSDEEEGDLCRICQMGEQSSSNPLIEPCKCTGSLQFVHQDCIKKWLRSKISSGSNLEAITTCELCKEKLHLNIENFDINELYRSHERSEYEFISCGLYLVVLLHLCEQRFSDVLGAVNDAGFFNLARTLHEHMDNLESSYAESDEDEVEDSRPSIDFCDLEDDDEEEEEV, encoded by the exons ATGGATTCGAAATCTCGTCGGTTTCCGTTTGCTGTCTCCAGCTCTTCCTCGCTGTCATCGCCGTCCTCGCTCTCCTCCTCATCTTCAGCGCTCAGTGCGAGCAGACTCTATGGCAGAGGGAGCGTATTGGGAAGAGATCGCTTTAGCAGAGAAGCTTCTGTCAAATTAGACTCCGACTATCAG AGCCCTCGTCTGCTGAGCTCTCCAAGAGGTTACAATTCAACTGAAAGCCGTCACTCCAACTGGAAGCTCTCTACTCCTGTCTCTCTgtcttcatcatcatcgtcatcttcATGTGATCGAACATGGACAGGATCCACCAGTGGGGACCGAAGCAGACTT ACCGACTCTGAGAGAAGACCGGGAACCTACTGTGGACTTCTTGGCACATCCCAAGACAGCGAGTCTAAAAGAGCAAAACTTTCCTACACGAATAGAGCAGGATATCCCAGAACCCCATCGGCACCTAAACTTGCCAGTTCTTATTCCACTTTAGGAA ATTCTTCATGGAAATCCTCCATCAGTCCTTTGTCTAGATCCTCTTCATCATCCCCCTCCTCATCTTTGTCCACTCCATCAGAGGGTCTTTGGGCTCGCAGAGATTTGGAGAAGAGGGGGGATTCAGGACTGACCTCACTGGGGGAGTCTAGTTACCGGCCTAGCGGGTTGACATCTTCACTGT ACCGCTCTGATCGTGTTACCTCCACCTATGCACAAGGTGCTCGACCCAAAGAAAGCCAATATTTATCCCACAGAGAGAATGGTTCATCTAGTCGACGTATCTCAGCCGAGTATCTCCCTTCTCCTCTGGAGCGCAGCTCCTACAGGATGACCTCAGATTACCAGTCTGGTCCATTCTCTCGTGATATGCCACGCTCCAGCTCTAGCTCCACCAGAACCACAGCCTCTGTCTCGGAACCATCCCAGCGCTCATCCTGGAGCTCCACCCCTTACACGCCCCTCACTGACTGTAGCTCCAGCCCTCCTTCCTCTAGCCCCGCCCCCACTCCACTTCCCGCTCAGAATGGCGGTGATTCAGATGGCAGGCGAACAACCAGGCGTCTGCTATCTCGGCTTTTCTCCCGACGCTCCAGTCAGGAATCAAACTCTACCACCAGCTCTGCCTCTGATTCAAGGTCATATGACTCAAGCCCAGATGAAGCCCCAACCTCtgaagcttctcctcctgtcaaTAGAGAAAATTTGGAAGCGGAGTTGAGGAGCTTGCGCAGACGCGGACCAGCTCTCGCTCCAGTACAGGAGAGCTCTGTAGTAGAGCCCGCACAGGAATCGATCAGATCTCCGACAGGCCTGTCCTGGCTGAACTGGAACCGCTGTACCCCACTGTTTTCTCGACGCAGGAGGGAAGGGCGTGATGAAAGCGCCCGCATGGACCCTCATCGTTCAACCCAATTCCCTCTTGGTGACCGAGATGGCCGTAAAACACCCGACCGGGCCACAaattgtgatgatgatgatgaagaggagtCCTCTGAGGGTGCCACATCAGCATCCTCTTCTGGAGCCTCAGGTCTCTCTGCATCACTACTGCAGGACGGAGTCCGTCTGGCAGGACGAAGCCATAGCATGGGCAGACTGATGACCAGCCCACTCTTCCGTATGCCTGAGAATATGATAATTGGGGTGGGAGTGGGAGCAGAAGGGAGGAGTCAAACTGATGAGCAGCCCGCCCCCTCCAGAGACCCAGAGAGACTGCGAAAGATTCAGGAGAG CCTGCTGTTGGAGGACTCTGATGAGGAGGAGGGTGATCTGTGCCGAATCTGTCAGATGGGGGAGCAGTCGAGTTCCAACCCTCTGATCGAGCCCTGCAAGTGCACTGGCAGCCTGCAGTTTGTGCACCAGGACTGCATTAAGAAATGGCTCCGCTCCAAAATCAGCTCTG GTTCTAACTTGGAGGCAATCACTACCTGTGAACTTTGTAAGGAAAAACTTCACCTGAACATTGAGAACTTTGATATCAATGAGCTCTACAGATCTCACGAAAGG TCGGAGTACGAGTTCATCAGCTGCGGGCTGTACCTGGTGGTGCTCCTGCATCTGTGTGAGCAGAGGTTTTCTGATGTCCTGGGTGCTGTAAATGATGCTGGG TTTTTCAACTTGGCGAGAACTCTACATGAACACATGGACAATCTTGAAA GTTCATATGCAGAATCTGATGAAGATGAGGTGGAGGACAGCAGGCCGTCCATCGACTTCTGTGACttggaggatgatgatgaagaagaggaggaggtttAA